A region of Chlamydia crocodili DNA encodes the following proteins:
- the murA gene encoding UDP-N-acetylglucosamine 1-carboxyvinyltransferase, translating into MTAAEVFGGCVLQGSVRVSGAKNSTTKLLVASLLSDRKCILRNVPDIGDVRLTVELCESLGSIIHWDKQAEVIEIHTPKIHMSEVSTQFSRVNRIPILLLGALLARCPEGVVVPCVGGDAIGERTLNFHFEGLEQLGAKVAYDGHGYQASAPKGLVGAYITLPYPSVGATENLILASVRAQGRTIIKNAALEVEILDLILFLQKAGVEITTDNDRTIEIFGCDDFYEIDHWIIPDKIEAASFGMAAVLTGGRVLVENAEQDLMIPFLKTLRSIGGGFSVTETGIEFFYNEPLKGGVVLETDVHPGFLTDWQQPFSILLSQAEGSSVIHETVHENRLGYLRGLQQMGANCELFYQCLSSKACRYATGNFPHSAVIHGVTPLRASHLVIPDLRAGFAYIMAALIADGGPSLIENTQLLDRGYYNWVEKLNSLGAKIHLLSLDPVAS; encoded by the coding sequence ATGACGGCAGCAGAAGTCTTTGGTGGTTGTGTGTTACAAGGTTCAGTACGCGTGTCTGGAGCGAAAAACTCTACAACTAAGTTGCTTGTTGCTTCGTTATTGTCTGATCGCAAATGTATTTTGCGTAATGTTCCTGATATTGGTGATGTACGTTTGACAGTTGAGCTATGCGAATCTTTAGGGTCTATAATTCATTGGGATAAGCAAGCAGAAGTCATAGAAATTCACACACCTAAAATTCATATGTCTGAGGTGTCTACTCAATTTTCTAGGGTGAATCGTATTCCTATTTTATTATTAGGAGCTTTACTTGCACGTTGTCCCGAAGGTGTTGTTGTCCCGTGTGTTGGGGGAGATGCTATTGGAGAGAGGACTCTGAATTTTCATTTTGAGGGTTTAGAGCAGCTTGGAGCAAAAGTTGCTTACGATGGGCATGGATATCAAGCCTCTGCTCCTAAAGGTCTTGTGGGGGCTTATATTACTCTTCCTTATCCTTCTGTAGGAGCTACAGAAAATTTAATCTTGGCTTCAGTACGTGCTCAGGGAAGAACGATCATTAAAAATGCCGCTTTAGAAGTGGAAATTCTTGATCTTATTTTGTTTTTACAAAAAGCCGGTGTGGAGATCACTACAGATAATGATAGAACTATAGAAATTTTCGGTTGCGATGATTTTTATGAGATCGATCATTGGATAATTCCTGATAAGATAGAAGCAGCTTCATTTGGTATGGCAGCAGTACTTACCGGCGGGCGTGTTTTGGTGGAAAATGCTGAGCAAGATCTGATGATTCCCTTCCTTAAAACTTTACGATCCATAGGTGGAGGATTTTCAGTTACAGAAACGGGGATAGAATTTTTCTATAATGAGCCTTTAAAAGGAGGCGTCGTCTTAGAGACAGACGTGCATCCTGGATTCCTCACTGATTGGCAACAACCATTTTCTATTCTTCTCTCTCAAGCAGAGGGATCTTCGGTAATTCACGAAACTGTTCACGAGAATCGCTTAGGCTATTTACGAGGTCTACAACAGATGGGAGCCAATTGTGAGTTGTTTTATCAGTGTTTAAGCTCAAAAGCTTGTCGCTATGCTACAGGAAATTTTCCTCATAGTGCTGTGATTCATGGTGTGACGCCCCTACGAGCTTCGCATCTTGTTATTCCTGATTTGCGAGCAGGGTTTGCCTATATTATGGCGGCACTTATTGCTGATGGAGGTCCATCCTTAATAGAAAATACTCAGTTATTAGATCGTGGGTATTATAATTGGGTAGAGAAACTCAATTCGTTAGGAGCAAAAATCCATTTATTATCTTTAGATCCTGTAGCTTCTTAA
- a CDS encoding YebC/PmpR family DNA-binding transcriptional regulator, whose amino-acid sequence MAGHSKWANTKYRKERADHKRGKIFSRTIKELMAAVKMGGPDPKTNARLRVVIQKAKDQNIPNENIERNLKKASSADQKNFEDVTYELYGHGGVGIIVEAMTDNKNRTASDMRIAVNKRGGSLVEPGSVLYNFARKGACYVPKSSIDEATLLSHVIDVGAEDLDSDDDEHFIVLCDPIELASVKEKLVALGVTCSEEKLIYVPLRLVDCDEKDGEANLALIEWLEQIDDADEVYHNMA is encoded by the coding sequence ATGGCAGGACACAGTAAGTGGGCGAATACAAAATACCGTAAAGAAAGAGCGGATCATAAAAGGGGAAAGATCTTTTCCCGGACGATTAAAGAATTAATGGCTGCTGTGAAGATGGGAGGTCCTGATCCCAAAACAAACGCACGTTTACGCGTAGTCATACAAAAAGCCAAAGATCAAAATATTCCCAATGAAAATATCGAAAGAAACCTGAAGAAAGCTTCCTCAGCGGATCAGAAAAATTTCGAAGATGTTACCTATGAGCTTTATGGCCATGGGGGAGTCGGGATTATTGTTGAGGCCATGACGGATAATAAAAATCGTACTGCTTCTGATATGCGCATTGCTGTGAATAAGCGTGGAGGGTCCCTCGTGGAACCTGGTAGTGTTCTTTATAACTTTGCTCGTAAGGGAGCCTGCTATGTTCCTAAGAGTTCTATAGATGAGGCTACTCTATTATCTCATGTGATTGATGTGGGAGCTGAAGATCTCGATAGTGATGATGACGAGCATTTTATTGTACTTTGCGATCCCATAGAGCTAGCTTCTGTGAAGGAAAAATTAGTTGCATTAGGTGTCACGTGTTCCGAAGAAAAGCTTATCTATGTTCCTTTGCGTCTCGTAGATTGTGATGAAAAAGATGGGGAGGCAAATCTTGCTCTAATCGAATGGTTAGAACAAATCGATGATGCTGACGAGGTTTATCATAATATGGCCTAA
- the prfB gene encoding peptide chain release factor 2 (programmed frameshift): protein MHENLDKRLECLVAGLALAGRSLDLEGKRQELAKLEDQTLKEDFWQDVASAGKISERVASLKRQISDYEEFKSKVDNLTFFLNDSEASSDPELREDLEKEFSICENILSEWETQRLLSGEVDKNPCFLTVNAGAGGTESCDWVEMLFRMYSRWASQHQWKVEVIDRQEGDVAGIKHITVKFSGDYAYGYAKAERGVHRLVRISPFDSNAKRHTSFASVDVYPEIDDEIEIDIRPNDLRIDTYRSSGAGGQHVNVTDSAVRITHIPTGIIVSCQSERSQIQNRESCMKMLRARMYQQILQERLEKQLLDRKNKKEIAWGSQIRNYVFQPYTLVKDVRTGHETGNVQAMMDGELLDDFVKAYLAEYGEVS from the exons ATGCACGAGAATTTGGATAAACGGTTAGAATGCCTGGTAGCTGGCTTGGCTTTAGCCGGGAGGTCTCTT GACCTTGAGGGTAAGAGACAAGAGTTAGCTAAATTAGAAGATCAAACTTTGAAAGAGGACTTCTGGCAAGATGTCGCTAGTGCGGGAAAAATTTCTGAACGGGTCGCATCGTTAAAACGACAAATTTCCGATTATGAAGAATTCAAAAGTAAGGTTGATAATCTGACTTTTTTCTTAAATGATAGTGAAGCTTCTTCAGATCCCGAACTTCGTGAAGATTTGGAAAAAGAGTTTTCTATTTGTGAAAATATTCTTTCAGAGTGGGAAACGCAACGTTTGCTTTCTGGAGAGGTTGATAAAAACCCCTGTTTTTTAACGGTCAATGCGGGTGCTGGAGGCACAGAATCTTGTGATTGGGTGGAAATGCTTTTTAGGATGTATTCTCGTTGGGCATCCCAACATCAATGGAAAGTCGAAGTTATAGATCGTCAAGAAGGGGATGTTGCTGGGATTAAGCATATTACTGTAAAGTTTTCAGGAGACTATGCTTATGGTTATGCTAAGGCAGAGCGTGGTGTGCATAGATTAGTGCGTATCTCTCCCTTTGATAGCAACGCGAAACGTCATACGAGCTTTGCTTCCGTAGATGTGTATCCTGAAATTGATGATGAGATAGAAATTGATATCCGTCCAAATGATTTGCGTATTGATACGTATCGGTCTTCGGGAGCGGGAGGACAGCATGTCAATGTTACTGACTCTGCTGTGAGAATTACTCATATTCCCACAGGAATTATTGTTTCTTGTCAAAGTGAGCGTAGCCAAATTCAGAATCGTGAAAGTTGTATGAAGATGTTGCGCGCAAGAATGTATCAACAGATTCTCCAAGAACGGTTAGAAAAGCAACTTCTTGATAGAAAAAATAAAAAAGAAATTGCTTGGGGTTCACAAATTCGTAATTATGTTTTCCAGCCTTATACTTTGGTCAAGGATGTGCGTACAGGACATGAGACAGGTAATGTTCAGGCTATGATGGATGGAGAATTGCTAGATGATTTCGTCAAAGCGTATTTAGCAGAGTATGGAGAAGTCTCATGA
- the ispD gene encoding 2-C-methyl-D-erythritol 4-phosphate cytidylyltransferase — protein MDPKCSLILLSGGKGERFGANQPKQYLPFHGQPLILHALKTALHIPEITEIIIVCDASYHHIFEGYSVKFAQSGSRRQDSVFSGLQYVTNPWVLVHDGVRPFIYADEVSELIASALLTGAATLVSNVPYTIKQRHPVKTLDRDALSIVHTPQCIKTEILLAGLEFANKEGITLVDDTQAAELLNVPVSLVFNKHPQIKITYPEDLTIALALL, from the coding sequence ATGGATCCTAAATGTTCTTTGATTTTACTTAGTGGGGGTAAAGGGGAACGCTTCGGAGCAAATCAACCTAAACAATATTTACCTTTCCACGGTCAGCCTCTCATTCTACATGCATTAAAAACAGCTCTTCATATCCCTGAAATTACTGAAATTATCATTGTTTGTGATGCGAGCTATCATCATATTTTTGAAGGGTATTCTGTAAAATTCGCTCAATCTGGATCACGTCGTCAAGATTCTGTTTTTTCGGGACTTCAATACGTTACTAATCCCTGGGTATTAGTACATGACGGTGTCCGCCCTTTTATTTATGCTGATGAGGTTAGCGAACTTATTGCCTCAGCTCTATTAACAGGAGCTGCAACATTAGTATCCAATGTCCCCTACACAATCAAACAACGCCATCCTGTAAAAACTTTAGATCGTGACGCCCTCTCCATTGTTCATACACCTCAATGTATAAAGACAGAGATACTATTAGCAGGTCTTGAGTTTGCTAATAAGGAAGGGATTACCCTGGTTGATGATACACAGGCTGCAGAACTTCTAAATGTTCCCGTATCTTTAGTATTTAACAAACATCCTCAGATAAAAATCACTTACCCCGAAGATTTAACCATCGCTCTTGCCTTGCTATGA
- a CDS encoding GNAT family N-acetyltransferase: MTENKDTGVPGLEIRYTLPSDGVYMQQWLNDPKILRGFPLKTEAEIRDSVNFWVGFYRYHSSLTAVYEGEVAGVATLILNPYIKVSHHSLISIIVGEPYRNKGIGTALLNNLCHLAKSRFHLEILYLEVYEENPAIELYKRFGFVEVGRQRRFYKDEIGYLAKITMEKDL, encoded by the coding sequence ATGACAGAGAACAAAGATACAGGAGTTCCTGGATTAGAAATACGTTATACACTTCCTAGCGATGGCGTGTATATGCAGCAATGGTTAAATGATCCTAAGATTCTTCGAGGATTTCCTTTAAAAACCGAAGCAGAAATTCGTGACAGCGTAAATTTTTGGGTAGGATTTTATCGATATCACAGTAGTTTAACAGCTGTGTATGAAGGAGAAGTTGCTGGGGTGGCCACTCTTATTTTAAATCCCTATATTAAAGTATCCCACCATTCATTAATTTCTATTATTGTTGGAGAGCCTTATCGGAATAAGGGTATTGGAACAGCATTGTTAAATAATCTATGTCATTTAGCTAAAAGTCGTTTTCATTTGGAGATTCTCTATTTGGAGGTCTACGAGGAAAATCCTGCTATAGAGTTGTATAAACGTTTTGGTTTTGTTGAAGTGGGAAGACAACGGCGTTTTTATAAAGATGAGATAGGATATCTTGCCAAAATTACTATGGAAAAAGATCTTTAG
- a CDS encoding HAD family hydrolase has translation MNINDYQVFFFDLDGLVIDTEPLYYRAFLEASREYGLDVAMDFSTYYLFSMLGREVFKQKFLEIYPNTESFFPQCFHDRERIYRELIQTEVPSLFPGVEDFLGLLLAENKTVGVVTNSSEELVRHFRGVLPTLNRFQFWVTREDYERSKPYPDSYQHAYEAFVQEGEKVVGFEDSIKGLRALAGIPATLVAVNAISPLSRDSHEDFCEKDFHYFASFNELIAHSGLQNQL, from the coding sequence ATGAATATCAATGATTATCAGGTTTTCTTTTTTGATTTAGATGGTTTGGTTATCGATACTGAACCTTTATATTATAGGGCATTTTTAGAAGCATCTAGAGAGTATGGTCTCGATGTTGCTATGGATTTCTCTACATATTATTTATTTTCAATGTTGGGGAGAGAAGTTTTCAAACAGAAATTCTTAGAGATTTACCCGAATACAGAATCTTTTTTTCCACAATGTTTTCACGATCGAGAACGTATCTATAGAGAATTAATACAAACTGAGGTCCCTTCTTTATTTCCTGGTGTTGAAGATTTTCTAGGGTTGCTATTAGCTGAAAATAAAACCGTAGGTGTGGTTACAAATTCTTCAGAAGAGCTTGTCCGACATTTTCGAGGGGTGCTTCCTACGCTCAATCGGTTTCAATTTTGGGTAACTCGTGAAGATTATGAACGTTCCAAACCTTATCCCGATAGTTATCAACATGCCTATGAAGCGTTTGTTCAAGAAGGAGAGAAGGTTGTAGGTTTTGAAGATAGTATAAAGGGGTTGCGCGCTCTTGCAGGGATTCCAGCAACATTAGTTGCCGTGAATGCGATTTCGCCCCTATCTCGAGATAGTCATGAAGATTTTTGTGAGAAAGATTTTCACTATTTCGCGTCTTTCAATGAATTGATCGCACATTCCGGATTGCAAAACCAATTATAA
- the tarP gene encoding type III secretion system actin-recruiting effector Tarp, giving the protein MASPINNPSTTNVTTTTTSTPVVTTSTSFGGHVVSTTGTGALETTAQAVNTTAEQAVAQAESDTGSVIFTTQRDVTTTAPTTGGAAATATAASLLGSRILGTGRARTDSTSSSSSDSSVSDTSRASSAQDAGATGGAEGSQGPSADVDLGDLAGLRGSEAADGAERAQGPGGLPSMALPKYDPTDKASIIKFLSEPSVQAKLQTKANHIVFMDEARGSFIFVRNGDWNTAESIAVTNGKTKEPITDVKDLEMCIAKFCVGYESMQADWSNNIQPRIAGQTGETGNYDHLLMSMKFKTTVLYGPWNSKESSSNYTPSVWRRGTKCDSGPIWGDVGGLKGINWNNFTKPDEGTAFSRETATTVQPQPGPYAQPVINVNLGGISTSVNVTGGTTTTTVSSSTTPTDTSGDGGRVTHDQDAGATDFDDIETQSTSTQDDAELHFESDGEGEDSLAPLPPGPPPPPGPPPAAQGGVNITGMPTATLQQVLTNARQHLDTVYDQNGVHHQGNQDLGTVVRTSENGTYTPTVLLNSNQGDGGRGVQRRDSNNDDDGNELGNILSHVRQHLDVVYPGGGRGEPIPVNQNLGDVIKAVESGNTPKPTQPEGVFFARRINIGGDSSTTTQGTGGNDGVFFARRVNLDDNGNIVGDNSRTSSGSPASNLMGATSGDGPGGLEHLLPQLRSHLDDAFDKRGNLITPQRTNVGQLIKAFQARTGSGGLTAPIAAQATVVASSPVQQQSATVTPLPKAQTAETIRTGGSPDLHGAARGVASSLSNLLQSATPSTTSTTVTSPAPVQGTATSSPVAGTRQTAAPATGGIRSGIPQAAANVTATLNNVANKLLLFEKGTRLQEALDSADTGSTQGQQLLNAARLTTTQLSKTLSKVTGAPPPPPQRRS; this is encoded by the coding sequence ATGGCTAGTCCTATTAATAATCCATCTACAACGAATGTCACGACTACTACGACATCAACTCCTGTAGTAACGACATCTACATCCTTTGGGGGTCACGTTGTATCTACCACAGGGACTGGAGCTTTAGAAACAACCGCACAAGCTGTTAATACAACAGCAGAACAAGCGGTGGCTCAGGCAGAATCCGATACGGGATCAGTGATTTTTACAACTCAAAGAGATGTAACTACAACAGCTCCGACTACAGGAGGCGCTGCTGCGACAGCTACAGCAGCCAGCCTATTAGGATCTCGTATTCTTGGAACAGGAAGAGCGAGAACCGATAGTACATCAAGTAGTAGTAGCGATAGCAGTGTCTCCGATACTTCAAGAGCATCTTCGGCTCAAGATGCTGGAGCCACAGGAGGAGCAGAAGGTTCCCAAGGACCTTCTGCTGATGTAGATTTGGGAGATCTTGCTGGTCTACGGGGTTCAGAAGCTGCCGATGGTGCTGAAAGAGCTCAGGGTCCTGGTGGCCTACCAAGTATGGCTCTTCCTAAATATGATCCAACAGATAAAGCTTCGATTATCAAATTCCTATCTGAACCATCTGTACAAGCAAAATTACAGACTAAAGCTAACCATATTGTTTTTATGGATGAAGCTAGGGGAAGCTTTATTTTCGTAAGAAATGGTGATTGGAATACAGCGGAGTCTATAGCCGTAACTAATGGAAAGACAAAAGAGCCCATCACAGATGTTAAAGATTTAGAAATGTGTATTGCTAAATTCTGTGTGGGCTATGAATCCATGCAGGCTGATTGGTCAAATAATATTCAACCACGTATTGCAGGACAAACTGGAGAGACAGGAAATTACGATCACCTACTTATGAGCATGAAGTTTAAAACTACTGTGCTCTACGGTCCTTGGAACTCTAAAGAATCTAGCAGTAATTACACACCTTCAGTATGGCGTCGTGGTACCAAGTGTGATTCCGGACCTATCTGGGGTGATGTTGGTGGTTTGAAAGGAATTAACTGGAATAATTTCACTAAACCAGACGAGGGCACAGCATTCTCAAGAGAAACAGCGACAACTGTTCAACCTCAACCTGGTCCTTACGCTCAACCTGTTATCAATGTTAACTTAGGGGGCATTAGTACTAGCGTAAACGTTACTGGCGGGACTACTACTACCACCGTCAGCTCCTCAACTACCCCTACCGACACTTCTGGAGACGGCGGTCGCGTTACTCATGATCAAGATGCAGGAGCTACAGATTTTGACGATATAGAAACACAAAGTACTAGCACTCAAGATGATGCAGAATTGCACTTTGAAAGTGACGGCGAAGGCGAGGATAGCTTAGCTCCCCTACCTCCTGGCCCTCCTCCACCTCCTGGACCACCACCTGCAGCTCAAGGTGGTGTCAATATCACAGGAATGCCAACAGCTACTTTACAGCAAGTATTGACCAATGCCCGTCAGCATTTAGATACTGTCTATGATCAAAATGGTGTGCATCATCAAGGAAACCAAGACCTAGGTACTGTTGTTAGAACATCAGAAAATGGCACATACACACCTACAGTATTGTTAAATAGCAATCAAGGTGATGGTGGACGTGGGGTACAAAGAAGAGATTCTAATAATGACGATGATGGCAATGAATTAGGTAATATCTTAAGTCATGTCCGTCAGCATTTAGATGTTGTTTATCCTGGAGGCGGTAGAGGAGAGCCTATTCCTGTAAATCAGAATCTCGGAGACGTAATTAAAGCTGTTGAATCAGGAAACACACCAAAGCCTACCCAGCCTGAAGGAGTGTTTTTTGCAAGACGTATCAACATTGGTGGTGATAGCTCAACGACAACGCAAGGAACAGGAGGAAATGACGGTGTATTCTTTGCAAGAAGAGTTAACCTTGATGACAATGGAAATATAGTCGGGGATAATTCAAGAACTTCTTCTGGATCACCAGCAAGTAACTTAATGGGTGCTACAAGTGGAGATGGGCCAGGAGGATTAGAACATCTTTTACCACAGTTGCGATCCCATCTAGATGATGCGTTTGATAAACGAGGGAATCTTATTACTCCCCAAAGAACAAACGTAGGACAGCTCATCAAAGCTTTTCAAGCACGTACAGGATCTGGCGGTCTTACTGCACCTATAGCTGCGCAAGCTACAGTAGTTGCTAGTAGTCCTGTGCAACAACAATCTGCAACTGTGACACCTCTCCCTAAAGCACAGACAGCAGAAACAATCCGTACCGGAGGATCCCCTGATCTTCATGGGGCTGCCAGAGGTGTAGCCAGTAGTTTATCCAATCTATTACAGTCCGCGACACCTTCTACAACAAGCACTACGGTAACCTCCCCGGCTCCGGTGCAAGGTACAGCAACCTCCTCACCTGTAGCAGGAACTAGACAAACAGCAGCTCCAGCAACAGGAGGAATCCGTTCGGGAATCCCTCAAGCAGCCGCAAATGTTACAGCAACATTAAACAATGTTGCTAATAAACTCTTACTGTTTGAAAAAGGTACAAGATTACAAGAAGCTCTTGATAGTGCGGATACAGGATCTACACAAGGTCAACAACTATTGAATGCTGCAAGATTGACAACAACACAGTTGTCAAAAACATTATCTAAAGTTACGGGAGCTCCTCCACCTCCACCTCAAAGGCGCTCCTAA
- the lpxG gene encoding UDP-2,3-diacylglucosamine diphosphatase LpxG: MVLASLSLAAVVPLAAFSWANFIEPNWLQTSLLTWKLPKKYAHLHGLRIAQISDLHFHKFIPKKFLKKVSSKISRFSPDILLFSGDFLCRAQIEDRSRLESFLNTLHAPLGTFAILGNHDYQSYISRNSQGKIDVISMKSSQPLKRAFVSITQGLFGSRGYAYADNLEKQEPNKELLKLLKNTPIRLLHNESHLIADMINIVGLGDLFAKQFDPEKAFINYNPSLPGIILSHNPDTVHQLEAYPGDMIFSGHTHGPQISIPWPKFANRIMNKISGLENPDLARGHFLFGEGKRQLYVNRGLGGFKRLRFCSPPEICCVRCVYGS, translated from the coding sequence GTGGTCTTAGCTTCTCTATCTTTAGCTGCTGTAGTTCCTCTTGCTGCCTTTTCGTGGGCAAATTTTATAGAGCCGAACTGGTTGCAAACATCTTTGTTAACATGGAAGCTGCCTAAAAAGTATGCTCACCTTCATGGGTTGCGCATTGCTCAAATCTCTGACCTACATTTTCACAAATTCATTCCCAAAAAATTTCTTAAAAAAGTTTCTTCAAAGATCTCGAGATTCTCTCCGGATATTCTCTTATTTTCTGGCGATTTCCTTTGTCGAGCACAAATAGAAGATCGTTCGCGATTAGAAAGTTTTTTAAATACTTTACATGCGCCTTTAGGAACATTTGCCATTCTTGGAAATCACGATTATCAATCTTATATTTCCCGCAATAGTCAGGGAAAAATAGATGTTATTTCTATGAAAAGTAGCCAACCTTTGAAACGGGCTTTCGTTTCAATAACCCAAGGGCTATTCGGCTCTCGAGGTTATGCATATGCTGATAATCTTGAGAAACAAGAACCTAATAAAGAACTTTTAAAATTATTAAAAAACACACCTATTCGCCTGTTACATAATGAAAGTCACTTAATTGCTGATATGATCAATATCGTCGGTCTAGGAGATCTTTTCGCAAAACAATTTGATCCTGAAAAAGCATTTATTAATTATAATCCTTCCTTGCCTGGTATTATTCTTTCTCATAATCCTGACACAGTGCATCAGTTAGAAGCATACCCCGGAGATATGATATTTTCCGGTCATACACATGGGCCGCAAATTTCTATCCCCTGGCCTAAGTTTGCCAATAGGATTATGAACAAAATCTCTGGATTAGAAAATCCAGATCTAGCGCGGGGTCATTTCCTCTTCGGAGAAGGAAAGAGGCAATTATATGTAAATCGCGGACTTGGAGGATTTAAAAGATTGCGCTTTTGTTCTCCTCCAGAAATTTGTTGTGTACGGTGTGTATATGGATCCTAA
- the truA gene encoding tRNA pseudouridine(38-40) synthase TruA: MTRVVLLLAYQGTAYAGWQRQPNDLSIQEVIENSLERILGKRVVVTSSGRTDSGVHAFGQVAHFSQPDHPLFSQVRGIKKMLNAILPKDIVVRDVVLADDNFHSRFAAIAKEYHYSLTRSQKPLPWERHFSYYPRHLLNVDLMQKGTNYLLGTHDFASFANHGRDYSSTIRTLFKLEIIDKEETVTIICKGNGFLYKMVRNIVGSLLDISKGKYPPDYIQEILEKKNRRQGPPTAPSYALSLHHVCYPKPYNWFCNPECAINSLKDAK, encoded by the coding sequence ATGACACGAGTCGTTTTACTCTTAGCCTATCAAGGAACTGCTTATGCCGGTTGGCAAAGACAACCTAATGATCTCTCTATTCAAGAAGTGATAGAAAACTCCCTAGAAAGAATTTTAGGGAAACGTGTCGTTGTAACCTCTTCAGGACGCACTGATTCTGGAGTTCATGCTTTTGGTCAAGTAGCGCATTTTTCACAACCCGACCATCCGCTGTTTTCACAAGTTCGGGGCATAAAAAAAATGCTCAACGCTATTTTACCCAAAGATATTGTTGTTCGTGATGTTGTTCTTGCTGATGACAATTTTCATTCTCGCTTTGCAGCTATCGCTAAAGAATACCACTATTCTCTCACAAGATCTCAGAAACCTCTTCCTTGGGAGCGTCATTTTTCCTATTATCCACGGCATCTTTTAAATGTAGATCTTATGCAAAAAGGAACTAATTACCTATTAGGGACTCATGATTTTGCCTCTTTCGCAAATCATGGAAGAGATTATAGCTCTACGATAAGAACATTATTCAAACTAGAGATTATAGATAAGGAAGAAACAGTAACCATTATTTGCAAAGGGAATGGTTTTTTGTATAAAATGGTAAGGAACATCGTTGGATCTCTTTTAGATATTAGCAAAGGAAAATATCCTCCTGATTATATCCAGGAGATCCTAGAAAAGAAAAATCGTAGACAGGGACCACCAACAGCCCCAAGCTATGCGTTATCTTTGCATCATGTATGTTATCCTAAACCTTATAATTGGTTTTGCAATCCGGAATGTGCGATCAATTCATTGAAAGACGCGAAATAG
- a CDS encoding SWIB/MDM2 domain-containing protein: MSQKNKNSAFMNPVNITPDLAAIVGKGPMPRTEIVKKVWDYIKKNNLQDPKNKRNILPDEALAQVFGSKNPIDMFQMTKVLSAHIVK, from the coding sequence ATGAGTCAAAAAAACAAAAACTCTGCTTTTATGAACCCTGTCAATATTACCCCCGATTTAGCAGCTATCGTTGGCAAGGGACCAATGCCCCGCACTGAAATTGTCAAAAAAGTATGGGACTATATTAAAAAAAACAACCTTCAAGACCCTAAGAATAAAAGAAATATCCTCCCCGATGAAGCCCTAGCTCAAGTCTTTGGTTCTAAGAACCCCATCGATATGTTTCAAATGACAAAAGTTCTTTCCGCTCATATCGTAAAATAA